From one Gopherus flavomarginatus isolate rGopFla2 unplaced genomic scaffold, rGopFla2.mat.asm mat_scaffold_3084_arrow_ctg1, whole genome shotgun sequence genomic stretch:
- the LOC127042147 gene encoding active breakpoint cluster region-related protein, whose protein sequence is ETIFYKIQDIYEIHKEFYDSLCPKVQQWDSKVTLGHLFQKLASQLGVYKAFLDNYKVARETAEKCSQSNNQFQKISEELKVKGPKDSKENHTSVTMEALLYKPIDRVTRSTLVLHDLLKHTPADHPDYPLLQDALRISQNFLSSINEDIDPRRTAVTTPKGETRQLVKDGFLVELSEGSRKLRHVFLFTDVLLCAKLKKTAVGKHQQYDCKWYVPLADLVFPAPEESEPCPQVHTIPDHELEDMKMKISTIKSEVQKEKAGKGQSRAIERLKKKMFENEFWLLLNSPTIPFRIHNRNGKSYLFLLSSDYERSEWREAIQKLQKKDLQAFVLSSVELQVLTGSCFKLRTVHNIPVTSNKDDDESPGLYGFLHVIVHSAKGFKQSANLYCTLEVDSFGYFVSKAKTRVFRDTTEPQWNEEFEIELEGSQSLRILCYEKCYDKTKLNKDNNEIVDKIMGKGQVQVRLRGASRGLACLCSPGLGLACPCQSSS, encoded by the exons GCCAGCCAGCTCGGCGTGTATAAAGCCTTCTTGGATAACTACAAGGTGGCGCGGGAGACCGCGGAGAAATGCAGCCAGAGCAACAACCAGTTCCAGAAGATCTCGGAG gaGCTGAAAGTGAAGGGCCCCAAGGACTCCAAGGAGAACCACACCTCGGTCACCATGGAAG CGCTGCTGTACAAGCCCATCGACCGGGTGACGCGGAGCACCCTGGTACTGCAT GACCTCCTCAAACACACGCCGGCTGACCACCCCGACTACCCACTGCTGCAGGATGCCCTCCGCATCTCCCAGAACTTCCTGTCCAGCATCAATGAGGACATCGACCCACGGAGGACAGCAGTCACCACTCCGAAGGGGGAG ACGCGGCAGTTGGTGAAGGATGGCTTCCTGGTGGAGCTGTCCGAGGGCTCACGGAAGCTGCGCCACGTCTTCCTCTTCACCGACGTCCTCCTCTGCGCCAAACTGAAGAAGACGGCCGTGGG GAAGCACCAGCAGTATGACTGCAAGTGGTACGTGCCGCTGGCTGACCTGGTGTTCCCGGCCCCCGAGGAGTCGGAGCCCTGCCCACAGGTGCACACCATCCCGGACCACGAGCTAGAGGACATGAAGATGAAGATCTCAACCATCAAGAGCGAGGTGCAGAAGGAG AAAGCCGGCAAGGGGCAGAGCCGAGCCATCGAGCGCCTCAAGAAGAAGATGTTTGAAAATGAGTTCTGGCTGCTCCTGAACTCCCCCACCATCCCCTTCCGCATCCACAACCGCAACGGGAAG AGCTACCTGTTCCTGCTCTCCTCGGACTACGAGCGGTCGGAGTGGAGGGAGGCCATCCAGAAGCTGCAGAAGAAGG ACCTCCAGGCCTTCGTGCTGAGCTCggtggagctgcaggtgctcacgGGGTCCTGCTTCAAGCTGCGCACCGTCCACAACATCCCCGTCACCAGCAACAAGGACG ATGACGAATCCCCGGGACTCTATGGCTTCCTGCATGTGATCGTCCACTCTGCCAAGGGATTCAAACAATCTGCCA ACCTCTACTGCACACTGGAAGTGGACTCCTTCGGGTACTTTGTCAGCAAAGCAAAGACCAGGGTTTTCCGGGACACAACAGAGCCCCAGTGGAACGAG GAGTTCGAGATCGAGCTGGAGGGCTCGCAGTCGCTACGCATCCTGTGCTACGAGAAGTGCTACGACAAGACCAAgctcaacaaggacaacaacGAGATTGTGGATAAGATCATGGGCAAGGGGCAGGTCCAGGTAAGGCTGCGGGGGGCTTCGAGGGGGCTGGCCTGCCTGTGTTCCCCTGGCCTGGGGCTGGCCTGCCCGTGCCAGAGCAGCTCT